One Amycolatopsis thermophila DNA segment encodes these proteins:
- a CDS encoding LacI family DNA-binding transcriptional regulator — MSDRPHVTLEDVARTAEVSLATASRALNGTTRVRDDLRDRVLAAAAELAYTPNAHAQALAGASRRTVGVICHDISDPYFAAVTRGVMRVADRNGLLVMLAGTFADPDRELAYVSTLRAQRASAIVLTGSAFEDRAWERAMAAELDPYRRGGGRVAVVTRHRSLKADTVAPENRAGARAMAEAMHRLGHRRFAVVAGPARLTTVADRVAGFRDGLAGLGVELSERDVFEGSFDRDGGFRAAEELLDAGHKATCVLTASDVMAVGVVAALRTAGVSVPDDVSVTGFDDVPLVRDLTPPLTTVALPLERLGEEAMELALDTSAGGGGARGRVRRLAGEVLLRESTAKPRRRRRR; from the coding sequence ATGAGCGACCGGCCACATGTGACGCTCGAGGACGTGGCGAGGACCGCGGAGGTCTCGCTCGCGACGGCGTCCCGCGCGCTCAACGGCACCACGAGAGTGCGCGACGACCTGCGGGACCGGGTGCTGGCCGCCGCCGCGGAGCTGGCCTACACGCCCAACGCGCACGCGCAAGCGCTTGCCGGGGCTTCGCGCAGGACGGTGGGCGTGATCTGCCACGACATCAGTGATCCCTACTTCGCCGCCGTCACCCGCGGAGTGATGCGGGTGGCCGACCGCAACGGCCTGCTCGTGATGCTCGCCGGCACGTTCGCGGATCCGGACAGGGAGCTGGCGTACGTGTCGACGCTGCGGGCTCAGCGGGCGTCGGCGATCGTGCTGACCGGTTCGGCGTTCGAGGACCGGGCCTGGGAGCGGGCGATGGCCGCGGAGCTGGACCCGTACCGGCGGGGTGGTGGACGGGTGGCCGTGGTGACGCGGCACCGGTCGCTCAAGGCGGACACGGTGGCGCCGGAGAACCGGGCGGGCGCGCGGGCGATGGCCGAGGCGATGCACCGGCTGGGCCACCGGAGGTTCGCGGTGGTCGCGGGCCCGGCGCGACTGACCACAGTGGCCGACCGGGTCGCCGGGTTCCGCGACGGACTGGCCGGACTGGGGGTCGAACTGTCCGAACGGGACGTCTTCGAGGGCTCGTTCGACCGGGACGGCGGGTTTCGGGCGGCGGAGGAGCTGCTGGACGCCGGTCACAAGGCCACGTGCGTGCTGACCGCGTCGGATGTGATGGCGGTCGGCGTGGTGGCCGCGCTGCGCACGGCGGGGGTGTCCGTGCCCGACGACGTGTCGGTCACCGGTTTCGACGACGTGCCGCTGGTCCGGGACCTGACTCCGCCGTTGACCACGGTGGCGTTGCCGCTGGAACGGCTCGGCGAGGAGGCGATGGAGCTGGCGCTGGACACGAGCGCCGGCGGCGGTGGTGCGCGGGGCCGCGTCCGGAGGCTGGCCGGGGAGGTCCTGCTGCGCGAGAGCACGGCGAAGCCGCGGCGGCGACGGCGCCGGTAG
- a CDS encoding nitroreductase family deazaflavin-dependent oxidoreductase, producing the protein MLFGDEHVRRYEETDGEVGHDWEKGAPILILTTTGRKTGQERKFALIYQEHEGAYVIVASKGGAPQHPGWYLNLQAHPEVKVQVKADKFTAKARTATDAEREVLWPKMVRVWPDYDEYQKKTDRKIPVVILERS; encoded by the coding sequence ATGCTGTTCGGCGATGAACACGTCCGCCGGTACGAGGAGACCGATGGTGAAGTCGGTCACGACTGGGAGAAGGGCGCCCCGATCCTGATCCTCACCACCACCGGCCGCAAGACCGGGCAGGAGCGCAAGTTCGCCCTGATCTACCAGGAGCACGAGGGCGCGTACGTGATCGTCGCGTCCAAGGGCGGCGCGCCCCAGCACCCCGGCTGGTACCTCAACCTCCAGGCCCACCCCGAGGTCAAGGTGCAGGTCAAGGCCGACAAGTTCACCGCCAAGGCCCGCACCGCCACCGACGCCGAGCGCGAGGTGCTGTGGCCGAAGATGGTGCGGGTGTGGCCGGACTACGACGAGTACCAGAAGAAGACCGACCGGAAGATCCCCGTCGTGATCCTCGAGAGGTCCTGA
- a CDS encoding TetR/AcrR family transcriptional regulator, with product MTSDSEPRWRRLEPDERREQIFTCAARLFGERPYAEVSTSDIAASAGVARGLINHYFGTKRQLYLAVLRRTVTIPGAALDVITDGPLEEKVRVAVDWFLTLVTKQGRTWLVATAPEGLGSDPEVEQILVEAERRSAARVLEALGVKVDTAHAETFNALVRAYGGMVKAAGREWLLRGDLDREQVHTLLSRSLVTLIEDVFPAVSGR from the coding sequence ATGACGTCGGACTCCGAGCCCCGGTGGCGAAGACTCGAACCGGACGAACGCAGGGAACAGATCTTCACCTGCGCGGCCCGGCTGTTCGGCGAGCGCCCCTACGCGGAGGTGTCCACATCAGACATCGCCGCGTCGGCGGGGGTCGCCCGCGGGCTGATCAACCACTACTTCGGCACCAAGCGGCAGCTCTACCTGGCCGTGCTGCGCCGAACGGTCACGATTCCCGGCGCCGCGCTCGACGTCATCACCGACGGGCCCCTCGAGGAGAAAGTCCGGGTCGCCGTCGACTGGTTCCTGACGCTCGTCACGAAACAGGGCCGGACGTGGCTGGTGGCGACCGCGCCGGAGGGGCTCGGCAGCGATCCGGAGGTCGAGCAGATCCTCGTCGAAGCCGAACGGCGTTCGGCGGCACGCGTGCTGGAGGCCCTCGGCGTCAAGGTCGACACCGCCCACGCCGAGACGTTCAACGCCCTCGTCCGCGCCTACGGCGGCATGGTCAAGGCCGCCGGCCGCGAGTGGCTGCTGCGCGGCGACCTCGACCGCGAGCAGGTCCACACCCTGCTGTCCCGGTCGCTGGTGACGTTGATCGAGGACGTCTTCCCCGCGGTCAGCGGTAGGTGA
- the lpdA gene encoding dihydrolipoyl dehydrogenase, with amino-acid sequence MSAHFDVVVLGAGPGGYVAAIRASQLGLKTAIVEEKYWGGVCLNVGCIPSKALLRNAELAHLVTKEAKTFGISSDGPITFDYGAAFDRSRTVAEGRVKGVHFLMKKNNIQEFTGRGKFTDAHTIEVTGENGSETVTFDHCIIAAGATTKLLPGTQLSERVVTYEEQILTRDLPGSIIIAGAGAIGVEFAYVMHNYGVDVTIVEFLDRMVPLEDADVSKELAKRYKKLGIKVLTGTKVESIDDSGDKVKVTVSSGGNQQTLEADKVLQAIGFQPRVEGYGLENTGVELTERRAIAIDGRCRTSVPHIYAIGDVTAKLMLAHAAESMGIVAAETIGGAETMELDYTMIPRATYCQPQVASFGLTEAQAREQGYDVQVAKFPFTANGKAHGLADSGGFVKILSDAKYGELLGAHLIGPDVTELLPELTLAQQWDLTVHEVARNVHAHPTLGEAVKEAIHGLAGHMINF; translated from the coding sequence ATGAGTGCGCATTTCGACGTTGTGGTGCTGGGTGCCGGGCCCGGCGGGTATGTCGCGGCGATCCGGGCGTCACAGCTCGGCCTGAAGACGGCGATCGTCGAGGAGAAGTACTGGGGCGGCGTGTGCCTGAACGTCGGGTGCATCCCGTCGAAGGCGCTGCTGCGCAACGCGGAGCTCGCCCACCTGGTCACCAAGGAGGCGAAGACCTTCGGGATCAGCTCGGACGGGCCCATCACCTTCGACTACGGCGCCGCGTTCGACCGCAGCCGCACGGTCGCCGAGGGCCGCGTCAAGGGCGTGCACTTCCTGATGAAGAAGAACAACATCCAGGAGTTCACCGGGCGCGGCAAGTTCACCGACGCGCACACCATCGAGGTCACCGGTGAGAACGGCAGCGAGACCGTCACCTTCGACCACTGCATCATCGCCGCCGGCGCCACCACCAAGCTGCTGCCGGGTACGCAGCTGTCCGAGCGCGTGGTGACCTACGAGGAGCAGATCCTCACCCGCGACCTGCCCGGCAGCATCATCATCGCCGGCGCGGGCGCGATCGGCGTCGAGTTCGCCTACGTGATGCACAACTACGGCGTCGACGTGACGATCGTCGAGTTCCTGGACCGGATGGTGCCGCTCGAGGACGCCGACGTGTCCAAGGAACTGGCCAAGCGCTACAAGAAGCTCGGCATCAAGGTCCTGACCGGCACCAAGGTCGAGAGCATCGACGACAGCGGCGACAAGGTCAAGGTCACCGTCTCCAGCGGCGGCAACCAGCAGACCCTGGAGGCCGACAAGGTCCTGCAGGCGATCGGCTTCCAGCCGCGCGTCGAGGGCTACGGCCTGGAGAACACCGGCGTCGAGCTGACCGAGCGCCGCGCCATCGCGATCGACGGCCGGTGCCGCACCAGCGTGCCGCACATCTACGCGATCGGCGACGTCACCGCGAAGCTCATGCTGGCCCACGCGGCCGAGTCGATGGGCATCGTGGCGGCCGAGACGATCGGCGGCGCGGAGACCATGGAGCTGGACTACACCATGATCCCGCGCGCGACGTACTGCCAGCCGCAGGTCGCCAGCTTCGGCCTGACCGAGGCGCAGGCGCGCGAGCAGGGCTACGACGTGCAGGTCGCCAAGTTCCCGTTCACCGCCAACGGCAAGGCCCACGGCCTGGCCGACTCGGGCGGTTTCGTGAAGATCCTGTCCGACGCGAAGTACGGCGAGCTGCTGGGCGCGCACCTGATCGGGCCGGACGTGACCGAGCTGCTGCCGGAGCTGACGCTGGCGCAGCAGTGGGACCTGACGGTGCACGAGGTGGCACGGAACGTGCACGCGCACCCCACGCTCGGCGAGGCGGTCAAGGAGGCCATCCACGGTCTCGCGGGCCACATGATCAACTTCTGA
- a CDS encoding SDR family oxidoreductase, which translates to MGGVAVVTGAGSGIGRQVARALLGDGYRVALVGRRAAALEETADGVADAMVHPADVTDPAQVRAVFEAVASRWGRVDVLFNNAGTFGPAGDPDEIDVEAWHQTVAVNLTGAFLCAREAFRQMKRQDPRGGRIINNGSISAHAPRPGSVAYTATKHAITGLTKSLSLDGRPHDIACGQIDIGNAATEMTAGIARGARQADGRELPEPTFDARHVAEAVRYMAGLPLSANVQFMTVTATKMPFIGRG; encoded by the coding sequence ATGGGTGGGGTCGCCGTCGTGACGGGCGCCGGTTCCGGCATCGGGCGGCAGGTGGCCCGCGCGCTGCTGGGCGACGGCTACCGCGTGGCCCTGGTCGGCCGCAGAGCCGCGGCACTCGAAGAGACCGCCGACGGCGTTGCGGACGCGATGGTCCACCCGGCCGATGTCACCGATCCCGCCCAGGTCAGGGCCGTGTTCGAGGCCGTCGCGTCCCGCTGGGGCCGGGTCGACGTGCTGTTCAACAACGCCGGCACCTTCGGCCCGGCGGGCGATCCGGACGAGATCGACGTCGAGGCCTGGCACCAGACGGTGGCGGTCAACCTGACCGGTGCGTTCCTGTGCGCGCGAGAGGCGTTCCGCCAGATGAAGCGCCAGGACCCGCGTGGCGGCCGGATCATCAACAACGGCTCGATCTCCGCGCACGCGCCGCGCCCCGGGAGCGTCGCGTACACGGCGACCAAGCACGCCATCACAGGTCTGACGAAGTCGTTGTCGCTGGACGGGCGCCCCCACGACATCGCGTGTGGCCAAATCGACATCGGCAACGCGGCGACGGAGATGACGGCGGGCATCGCGCGGGGCGCCCGCCAGGCCGACGGCCGTGAGCTGCCGGAACCGACGTTCGACGCGAGACACGTCGCGGAGGCCGTGCGGTACATGGCGGGCCTCCCACTGTCCGCGAACGTGCAGTTCATGACGGTGACAGCCACCAAGATGCCGTTCATCGGCAGAGGCTGA
- a CDS encoding zinc-binding dehydrogenase, with the protein MPRTVAGAFTAGTQTAYLALRQLGVSAGDTVLIHAAAGSVGTAAVQLARRWGATVIGTASEANQSYVRSLGAAPVVSGEGLAERVRALSPGGVHAALDGAGGEALDVSLALVKERGRVLTLVDHDRAEALGVQLVRGQRSQLDEAAQAHRDVETGHGRGKVVLTV; encoded by the coding sequence ATGCCGAGGACCGTCGCGGGCGCGTTCACCGCCGGGACCCAGACGGCGTACCTCGCGCTGCGGCAGCTGGGCGTTTCGGCCGGTGACACGGTGCTCATCCACGCCGCGGCGGGTTCGGTGGGCACGGCCGCGGTGCAGCTCGCGCGGCGGTGGGGCGCGACTGTCATCGGCACGGCGAGCGAGGCGAACCAGTCGTACGTGCGTTCCCTCGGCGCCGCGCCGGTCGTCTCCGGCGAGGGCTTGGCGGAGCGTGTGCGAGCGCTTTCACCCGGTGGTGTGCACGCGGCCCTGGACGGTGCGGGCGGGGAGGCGCTGGACGTTTCACTCGCCCTGGTGAAGGAGCGCGGTCGCGTGCTCACCCTGGTGGACCACGACCGGGCCGAGGCGCTGGGTGTCCAGCTGGTGCGGGGGCAGCGCTCACAGCTGGACGAGGCCGCGCAGGCGCACCGGGACGTCGAGACCGGGCACGGGCGTGGCAAGGTCGTGTTGACTGTGTAG